GCTCAGTCCAAACAGACAGCACATGTTTCTTTTACCAGTGAATTGATGACCATGTTCCCAGGTGGTCTTCCCAGTTTCCACCATGATGGCCTCACCACTTCCATCCCTAAACCCAGCTCCTGCGATCTAGGCACAGTGATGATCGACATACCAGCTCCAATCTATTGATTTTGACTGCTGGAACACTGTGTGGAAACAGTTCTGACACCATTACCAGGGCTCATCAGGAAAAGGTAGGGCGATTGATTACTGAAGGGAGGTATATCAGACATACGGCTAATTTCGGCCAACCTCAGTTCTCCTTCTTATTGTGAAGACCACACCCACCATTAACATGGGTCTAGAACAAATTTTACTGCCTCCTCCCTGCAGTCACTGGCCTGGTCCCTACCATAGGTGTGCAGTGGACTTCTGAAGGTTTTCCTAGAGTGGACCCTCATGCCTCCTGGGGCTGGAACCTTCCCTAAACCTCACCCAGTTTGGTTGTGGTCTTATTCTCTGCCTGGCTCCTCCCTGGGGACCTGCCCTTGGGCCTGGACCAGGCTCTACCTACCTCCTAGCTCCCAAGTGGGATCACCTCCCAGGTACACTCTTCTCCAATCTGGCACCACAATGCCAGTGCCTCCTTTGAGTCTCGTTACTGAAGCCATCCTTCTCCTGTCCCTGGATTCCTTGGAGGTTCATGTCTGAGTATTGAATGTGGCCATGGATGGAAGTGGAGGCTTTTCTTCCCAGGGGTCAGACGTAGAGCAAGCTGGCTTTTCTTCCCAGTTTTCGATTTAGGAATAAACTCAGCTGTCTCCTTTCCCTAGGCCCTCAGCCAGGAATGGTGACCTTGTGTGGCCTCTATACAAGCTCTCCTCTCATCTCCATGCCAATCTCCTCATTTTCTGCTGTAATCCAACATCTTCCAAAATGACCCCCAGCTTCAATCCCAGCAGCTGTGTGTTCACAAGCTCCTCTGGAGACCCCCTGGGATTTGGGAAAGCATTATAGGGACACTGAGGTCCAAAGCATTGCTACCTTCTGTTCATCAGGACCTGTCACCGTAGGCCTCCCACCCCCTGCTCCTATCTGGGACCAAGAATATTTCTGCTTTCCTTCTAGCTTCTGTACACCGCCCCCCTCCCCCGCGTAGAGATGGAAACAAGGACCAGTCTCTCTGCCCTCCTTCCTGAAAGAACAGGCACCTTCCTGAACTGGGTCTCCTCTGTTTCAGAATGTTCTAAATCCCATGTGGAAGGAGAGCCAATGTTGGGTGCTCCACTAGGACCGTCTAGTTGCTCAGTAACGTCGAGGGCCTGCTGCTCCCCAGTCCTCCCCTGTCTGGTGAGGCAAACTAGGTGACCATGTGGCTCAGGGAGGGAAATTATGCTGTCCCCTCCCAGCAGCCCCAAAGCACTGCCTGGGCATGGCTTCCCTGGCTTCTAGACAGGAGGGCTGAGTCTCTCAGGAGTCTGAGATCTTGGAAAGAATGCTGTGGTCAGGCAGCAGTGGACGTGAGCAGGGGCTCAGGAGGAAGGTGGCCTTGGACCACATCTGTTCCTCCTTCTCCTGAGAGCTCATTTAGAGACTTGTGTCCTTCATAGAGCTCTTGTGAAAATGGATGTTTCTCTTCCTCCCAGTACATAGaattccacattaaaaaaaaaataataaagtgggCGTTGCTAAGTTTACCCTGCAAGTGAGTCCCCATGGGCACCTTTAACTTCAGCTATTCTACCTCTCAAACCATTTCTCCTCTGGCTGAACGCCCCCTCAACTGGGATTCCCTGGGCTCCTTCCTGATCCTGCTGAAACCACCTCCCTTGATTTTCTCACCTGTGCCCAGGTGCTTCTGGGGACCATAAAGGTTGGACTCTGTGACCAAAGTTTAGTaaggggcactggtggctcatagaGAGCAGGCCCATCTCTAGAAGTGACTGGTTTGAGGGCTCCCTGGGGAGTCACCAGCCACCTGGAACTGTGGTTGTGATATGACTATAACTGAGAGTTTTGGTGGAGTCCTGTGATAGCCGCCTCCGCCAAAAATTCAGATTTAAAGGCAGGTGGTGGCCATCCCTGCAGACATGGATATCTTCCATCTCAGAACACTGATTTCTAGCTTTTTTTTCGGGCTGTGGGCCACAAGCCAGTAAAGGAAGTAGGTTTAGACTTCCCCTCTCTATAGCCCAGTTCCTACCCCCTCCCCACTGCCCAGAAATGACCCCCGGGAGCCACGGGCAGGGGGTGTGCTCTGCCTCCCGGGTTTTCATGAAGAGCCCAGCAGAAGGCTGCTAGACCCTGGTCTGAGGCACATCAGGGGCAGGCAAGGTGAGGACAGTGGGCAGGAGGGTGCCCCGTGGAGACGGGAAGCTCTGCAGCTCCTTGGGCACAAACCTGGGTGAGATGTGGTCAGCAAGGAAGCAGAGCGTGTGCTGTCGGCCCACGCAGTAGATATGGTTGTCCACCACAGCGCACCGGAAGGCGGCCGGGTAGGGTGTCCTGTATGTGACACACTCATACCAGAGCCGAGTGCTGGCACTGCAACGGTACACGCCAATACCCCAGCTACGGCTGAGATCAAAGCGGTAGAGAAAGCCATTGACCGCCACCATCTCAGCCGTGCGGTCCTTGCTGCCCCCCGTGGGGCCGGCCCACCAACGCTGCTCCTGTGCAGAGAACCGAAGCAGCAGGTAGCGCAGGCTGCCACCTGTGACGAAGATCTCGTCAGCACACACAGTGGCTGTGTGTGCCAGGGCAAACGTGTCATTGGGGAGTGGCGGGGCAAAGGCCCAGCGGTCCAGGCGAGGGTCATAACGCTCGACAGTGTTCAGACACTCACCTCCAATAGCGTACAGGTACCCGTCCATGGCCACCAGCCGGCAGTGTGGCCGGGCCTGGTTCAGCGGGCACACCTCGCTCCAGATCCCCGTCAGGGGGTTGTAGCAGAAGACGCGGTTGGAGGGCTGGTGCCCCGGCCCCTGGCAGCCGGACACCACAAAGAGGTAGTTGAAGAGACTGCAGAGGGCACAGCCCCTGGACACAGCCTCGGGGGGCAGCTGAGCCAGGGGATGCCAGGTGTCCTGTATGTCATCATAGCAACAGAGGCGGCCACAGGCTTCCTGGGGGCACACGTCAGCCACCACCAGGCACTGGTGACCCTGGAACCTTCGCTGGAGTATCAGCTCCCGCTCTGCACCGCTCAGACACCCATAGATGTCCGGGCTGCGGAGCACCTGGAGATAGTTGTCACTCATCACCTTATAGGCTGCCTCCTTCAGGGCCTCCAGGTTCTGCCTCTTGGCCAAGGTCAGCACTTCATGGCAATTGCCTAGATCCAGGAGGACGTCTGGGGCTGAGGTGGGGGTGAGTGGGATGTGGAAGAAATTGGTGCCTGCCACGAGCTGTGTGTGGGGCTCCCTGCTGCTTCCAACAGCGTTGTGCTGGGTACACTGGTCCCGGGGGGCTGGAGTGGAGATCCCAAAGCCATCAGGCTGGAGCTGGAGCTCTGGGTTGTCTGCAATCTGTACGAGGCTCCTCTTCCTGCTGAAGCGTGGTGCAGAGGGTGGCAGCATAGTCTGTGGGGAGGCTGTGGCTATGGCTGCACCTTCTGTGTCCTCAGCTTGGCTCTGAAAGACTGCTCCTGTGCCCAGGGGCCCTGGCACTGGCCCAGGGGAGGGAGCTTCAGGTAGAGCTGCTGTCCTGGGGGCCATCTGGGAGACAGCCTTTGAAGTGGACTCCACACAGTAGTCATACACTTTGCCCTTCAACCTGGGCCCCGTCCCCTCCCCCTTCTGTATGACATTCTCCTCCACTTGGACCCGGGCTGTGGATGAGAAGGTGTAGGAGGCGTTGATGGTTCCCTCCTGCTGATACAAGGCCAGGCCCATGTCTGAGGCGGCCTGGATGGTCCCAGCCTCTTCCCTGCTGACCCCTGTCACACAGGTAAAGACCCAGCTCTGGTTCATGTCACCACTGCTTTCTGTGAGGGCCGTCCAAGGGTGGGGCGGTCTCGGCTCCCCTGGCCCTGGTTGCTCAAGGGGCCCACCGTCTGGCCACAGAGCAGGCCCACCACCTGCACAGCTGCCACCCACTGTCACAGCCAATCCAGATGAGGAGAGTGTGGGTTCACCACCCAAATGGGGCTGGTGGGGAGGGCTGGGCTTACCGCCAACGGCTGTTCCGGCTTCCTGGCCACAGCCGTGAGGAGGCACCTGCTCAGAGCCCAGGCACTGCCAATCCTGCTCCTCAATGGAGCCTTTTCTCACCAGCTCCTGGCCTTTGGAAGTGGCTCCTGCCAGGACACAGGGGTCTTCTGGATCTTCCCTGTTGTAGTCCAGTGATGCTCCAGCCCCCTTGCTGGCTTTACGGCGTCTTGGCCCTCTTTGCAGGGCCTCTGGAGAAGCCCCCTGGACAGCAGGCTGCCCTGAGCCCCCTGTTTCCTCCTCAGCCTTGGCCTTGGCATTCCTGCCCCCCTGTGGGACCAAGGCAGGCCTGGACTTGTACAGTCTGTAGGCTGCGGTTAGCAGGAGCAGTGCTGCTGCGGACAGCACCACCCTGCCGGTCAGCTGCATGTCCAAATGCCAGTCCTGGGCCTCTGCTCCAGAGGGGAGCATGCTCTCACACTACCTGCTGGGCCAGAAGAATGTCAAGCATCTGATTAATGATTGCCCAATAGGAAGAAGTTCCTGGATCCTATGGGAGGGAGGCCAAGACCGGTGCTGCCTCCAGCTGTCCAGCTGAGAAGTTGGAGCAAAGGTGACTTTGAGCTGGTAGAGGTGGCCACTGGGGCAAGAGATGGCCGATCTCAACGTCTGCCCTCCTTCAGTCCTTTTCAGGGAGAACGGGGGTATTCTGCCCAGGAGCCGAGCTTGAGATTGGCCACCAGAGACAGCTCTGGCCCACAGCTGGGGGATATTAAAAGTGTCCAGTTGGGCCTAGAAGAGGGAGACCGCTCCTAAGCAAACAGTCACCCGATGCCAGGAAATGCTCGAGGGTTGCTTATCCTTTGTGTgtactttgttttctcttttgcaaatCCACCTGTTCCCAGGCTGGGGAAGCTTGGGTGTGGTTGGCCCTGGGATGGGTGGAGCCACAGCTGGTGTATGGGGAGGGGTGGGTCTCATCCCCTCAGAGGGCTCAGCATTGAACTGGTCAAGTGGGGACACAGCAGGGGAGGTTAAAGCTGAGGCTGCAGCCAAGCCACCTGACCCACTGCTGACAGCCTCTGCCCTGCTTCCCTGCCTGGCAAGTTTCAGAGAAACCAGTCTTGCTGAGAGGAGGTTTAGACAAACACATTGCATTAGTATCCACATGAGGGTGAGATACAGGGCATATCCTCTCCCTTAAAATGTTTCAGCCTCCTAGAGTGAGAGGCCGAGGGAAGATTGGCATCCCCAACCCAACCCCCAACCCCCATCCCCACCTAATAGCCAGATCACCCGTACCACATATCCTGGATCCACAACCTAGAGCTGCCACtaaccagctgtgtgacttcagcAAGTGACTTTGCCTCCTTTTCCATACTGAAAAGTGGGGGAATGACAGTTTTTCTACCTCATCAGGCTGAGGTGAGAACAAAACAGTTTAATACACAGAAAGCTCAGAGGACAGAGCCCCATGTCCTGAAAGCTTATTAAGTATCAGCCATACTGggtccctcctcttcctccttatcAGGCATTTCATCAATAGTATTGATGGCTGCCAGAAGTCAAACACACATCTGATTCTGCCCTTCCCCAAGCCAGTGCCTATGAGCCAGGCAGAAAAAGTCAGCAAGTGAGGACTTCCAGCTGACACGATGTGCCTTCCTTCCCTGTGCCATCCTTCCCAGGGTTCAGAGCAGCTGAGTGTGCAGACATGATGTGTTCACTCTCCACTTTTTAACATTGTCATCtaattgaaaaaggaaaataagaaccaTACCCGGAGCTGAGGAAATATACCCAGCAGGAATCTGGCTCTAAAGGCTTTGACCCTAGAAGAAAATCCTGACTCCTTATCCTGAGTCCCTATGACCCTTGACGCAGGAGCCTTGGTTCACCCTTCTGAATCTCTGAGGTTTTCTGCTTAGTGTGCTGGGCTTGATCAATGCTCTGAAGGCCAGGCCTCCCCATCTTTGCTGGGTCAAGGTCAGGCCTCCTCAGTCTTTTTTCTGGTAACTCCTTCCTCCTAAACCAGCTGTTCTGTTATGCATCTGTTGTCTTCCAGGCCCGTCTGCCAACCTTTATCACATCTGTCACCGAGGGCACTATATACAGTGTCTGTCTTTGGCAGGAGAACTCCATTTTGACCCTTAGGCCTACCCAGGGCCCTGGGTAACTAGGATAGCAGTCAGCGCCAACTGTGCCTTTAATGTGGAATGGATTTGGGGTGGGGTCTGGATGAATCATGTCCGATAACCTCAGTTCTCCAGGGAGGCGCATGGTGCTTGACCTCGTTTGTCAGCATTGGAACTGGACGGCTGATGTCTTGTCAGTTTGGTTGTAAATTGGAACTTCAGCCCTCATTTGCAGAGTCCAGAGTTTTACAGGTCTGAATCCAGTGCACAGATATGACTTCTAGGAAAGCCAGGCCTCTGTGGCTGTCCCATGGTGACTGATAGAAGGGCGCTCCGTGGCCCCCTTTCCATCATGGCAAAAACAGTGATCAATAGTCTTGTGGGGACAGGATCTCTAGGGGGGTTTGTTAGAAGTGCAGAGTCCCAGGCTCCACCCCAGACATTCTACTTCTGTGGGCTTGGAGTGAGTCCAGGGACCCTCCATTTTGAACAGTTACTTCAGAGggttcagaaatgaaaaataagttggCTTTTCTACTATTTGCTGAAAATCTCTCTTTACCCTGGGGTGGGTGAGTTTTTCCAGATAATCAAGAATGGGAACAAAGTCTTGGATGCTGTGGTTGAGTAAAATCATGTAATCTTCTTAGCAACCTGAAGAGGTCGCTCTTGTCAtcacccattttacaggtgaggacgCAGAGGCTCCCAGGGAGCCTTGATTTAAAATCTTTGGCTGCACAGCCCATTATTTTCTGGGAAGGAGAGGACAAAGCATTAAGAGTCATAAAGACAATTTGTCCAATGGGAAAATGACTTGTGGGCCACCGAGGTCCCCCAGTGGCAGTGGTACCATTCAGGAGTTTCAGGGCTCCTGAACCCTTGAGAAGGGAGACATAGATTGATGCCTTGGTTAAGACACGATGTGCTTTTCACCATCAGGGCTCCATGCTGCGCCGAGCTGTCTTCCTGTGGCTCCAGCTTATGTCCTCCGTGTGAGACATTAGGGTATTCATTTGGCCGGGTGTTTCTGTATGCTGGGTGTGCCTGGACCAGCtctgagggggagggaggaaaggtggGAGAGTCTCATGAATTGGAAGGTACAGTCTCAGCCCCAGGGAAGTTATGCCCAAGCCAGAAGATGGAGCATCTATCTAAAATAGGATCAAGCCATTATGCATCACCAAGGAGAAATTAATGAGGTAGGTTTTCAGAATGGAAGTCAGGGCAGAAATTTCAGGAAGAGCTGTTTTGAATTGGGAattgatgaaggaaggaaggaagcaaggaaggaaggaaggaaggggcatGGACTGACTGATTCAATAGCTATTTACCAGGCATTTCCCACCCACCAGGACATACTCCGGGGTGCAGTGAGATTGGCTGAAGGACAGTCTCATGGAGACCGTGGTCCAGTCAGGGAAGATGCTAGACCTCTTTAGGTGGTGGAGTTTGATGATGCTGGTTTGTAGGCAAGGAGTACCTGTACCTGGCTGGgacaagagagaagagaggacatGCAATGTGACAGGAGCTGGACAGTCTGCATGGGGACATATGAAGGATGAGTACAGGAGGATACGAGAGCCATACAAAGCAAGGAGACCCTCAGATTGGAACCTGGGGCCGGGTACAGGGCGGGCGGGTAGGAGACAGAGGGCCCTGATTTGAATCCTGTCCTGGCCCTTCTGTGACCTTCCCATGTTTCGGGGCAGAAGTAACATTTGCAAATCAGCTGAGCACAAGGGACCTGCCCCAGCCGGGCTTCCTGCACCTGTTGTCCACTCCAGTTCCCAGCCAGCGCAGTGCTGAAGACGTGGTTTGAAAGCATGGGTTTCCTGCTACTCGGGTAGAGGGACCCTATCACTCGAGGAGATGAGGCCATGAGAAGGAATTGTCACAGTTCTTAAGAGGAGGGGCACAATGTACCACACAGGGCCACCAGGAGGCACTGGGATGGGTctgaagacagagggagagagggaagcgAGTGTGAGGGTCCTTACTGGGGTTtttgggaaggaaggggagaggcagGGTGGGCAGGTTTAGGGTTGGCTCTTTAGAATAATGTGAGCTGGCTTGGGGTTGCCTTTAGTTGTCAGGTAGCGGGCTCTGGGCCGGGGAATACTGGGCCAGGGTGTAAGGGCTCTGTGAACCTTTGAAGGGTGTGGGCTCTGAATGGGCTGGTTTGCAGGTGAAAGGTGCCTGGGTAAGTCATTTGCTGTCTCTAGACCCACCTGGGAGGTAACCCTGAGGCTAGGGCATCCAAGATCTTGAGCATAAGAAACCACAGTTACTGTAGAGTGAGaagaacagaaaacagagaacGGGGGCTTCAAGTTCGCAGAGGCAGCTTCTTCCTTGCAGGGCATGAAAAACCGAGCTTTTGGGTTTACTTGAGTTTTTATTCCTTGTGCAGGTGAATGCTACACAAACCCCATAaattacagctttttttttttcagtctctgtttGGAAAAAGTGAAATGAACAGATGAAGACAGGAGCGAAATTAAAAGCTAATTGGAAGACTATATTGGGCTTGTGTGGATGTGTCTGCCCGCCGCCAATCCGGTTGCTCTGCGTGGCCAGGATAAATTGAGAAGTCTTCTGTGGGCTCAGGGGGGTAAACAATCACAGGGTGCAATGCGTGCTGTGCAAATCAGCAGGCCATCTTGGCTTGATTACCTTTCATTGCTCCGTGGCAGGGTGTCGTGCTGGTCTGTGCAGGTTTGTGTTTCCCAAGGTAGAGGTGGCTGGTGAGGCTTCCAGTGGAGGCTGGGGGAGGTGGACGTGGGGCTCTAGAGGGGAGGTGCAGCAGAGAGGGGTGGAGATGCCAGAGAGGGAGACCTGGCAGCTGTGTGACCttttaacatacacacacacacacacacacgctgacaCGCACGCTCACGCCTGGCCATGTGAGAAGGTGTGTATCCTTTGAGTTCAAACAGGGCATTGATAAATGGATCCTGTTTAACTGATGAGGAATCTGAggcaaagtgagagagagagagagttgagagagagaacgagagagagCAAGACAGTCCAGTCCAACTGGGGCATCTGTCTGGGTCTGGGGTGTTTACAAGGGGATCAAGGGTACATTCCCACTCATTTGCAAGGTGCCCAGTACATATCTGGTGGTGGTTTTTGCACACTTACTCAGGGCTCTTCCTTGGATGAACTCTTCTTGATCCCCTGTGGGCATCCTGGTGCTGTATCCCTGACTGGTACTCACTGCGTGTCCCTACCAGACTGTAAAATGCTGACATGGTTCCCATCTGGTTGGTATAGCCACTGCCTCGACCCCCCAGCCTGGCTGCTGTTAACCCAACTACTTTCAGGACCCCCGCCAGTCACAACCTTGAAGTCTGTGCTTGACATTCATTGTAGGGTCCTTGAAACCCTGCCTTACGTACACAGGGCAGAGCTGCACCTCACCCGGCAGCGAACAGATTGAATGTCTCCCTGACTCCGCCTCTCCCCAGCCTTTGTCCAGGCTGATGTTGGCCAGGAGTAATTACCCCAAGAATGCCAACTCAGTTCACTTCCTGAGCCTCCAAAGGGGAGGCCAAATCGGTACCATGGTGGGCACTCCATGCGGAACGCTGTCTGCCAAGACCTGGGCACCCTTGTTCCAGGGCATTCCCTGAAGCTGTCCATTCACACAACCTTAACAAAGAACTGTCACCATTATTAGGAGCACTTTCCTGGACCAAGCTCTTTGATTCTGCCACCCTGTCCTTCTGGGTCAtcatccattttatagatgaggattTTGATGCTCATAGGAAGCAAGGTGACCTCCTTTTCCAAGTTCCCACAGCTTGGAGCTCAAGATACTCTTTGACCTTGGTACAAGCACCCATCTGGCCCATCCTGCTACCCATCAACAAAGTTTACCATCATGGACACCACTGGGGGACCAAGGTTGTTCTCCAATGAGACAAGAGCCTGCTGTCCCCTTATGTCCTGGATGAGTGGAGATCGGGGGCAGTGAGGCCAGGACTTTGGGGAGGACAAGGCAAGCTACAGCTACTGGAAAGCGGGCCTGGCCTGGAAAGAGAGTCTCAAAGGGGTTGGGAAATGTCCCACACAATTGCCACCACACAGATCATTAGGAAGTGGAATAAAGGCGTGTGATACGTGCCTGTGAATTTGATGGGGAATTGATTGTGAAGCAATTTGTGGCTGCTGTGGGCACCCTCTTGGGGTGGAGGGAGTTGAAGACAATGAAGCATCCTGAGGTTGGAGTGCTTGGTCACAGTCCTTGTCTGACTGCCTGCAGAGCTCAACTCTCACAGTTCAGAGTCACAGTAGCAACAACACAAAAGCCAGCGTTTCCTGGATGTTTGCTCTGTGCCGGGCCCTGTGTGCTGCAGGGACCACCTCCTCACCCATTCTACAGATGACAAACAGACTCAGCTGTTTGCCCAAGGCCAAGTCTGTTTTACTCCAAAGCCAGTCTTTAGAAATCTGTGTCACTCAAAAGACATCACTCAGGGGCTGGCTAGAGTGCCTCAAAAAACCAGACTCTCCATGTTAGCGAGACCCCAGGGGACTCTCAGGAGGTTCTGTAAACACCTGAATCAGTGCCCCGGTCACCAGCAACCTCAAGAGTCAGCCCACTGCTTGACCTGAACATGGCAAAGAGTGTGGGTCAGACCGAGCTCAGTGACCCTTTGACATTCGAGCTCCTCTTTCGTCTTAATCAATGTCACTACCAACAACAAAGTCTCCCTGTGCCTTGGTCTCTCTATTCCTCAACTAAGCGTGACACCTCCCATCTCGTAGGGCTGTTGCTACAAATGTGCTAGGCTGTCTGAGAGGCTGAGTGCCGAGAAGGGATTTAACAGGTGGTGTTGGGATGGCTGGATGGACGGGTCATAGCAGAACCTCCATGGTCATGAGTTGGCAAGTGTGCCTTGGCCTGGGCAGAGGGCTTCGGAGGGGTCTTCACATTTACCTGAATGTTCCCAGCTTTCCTCAGCAGACAGGAAGAAATCTAGCCACAGGAGGACAGGTTCATTGCCCAAAGTCTCACGGTAAAGAACTGGCAGACCTGAGATGCAAACCAGGGGCCTTACAGAGCGAAGGACTTGCTTCCAGGAGGGCCACCTCCCCTTGGCATCCTGGTCTTTCTTTTACCGTGATCCTGACAGTCACCAGCCCGGCTGCAGAGAGCTCTCTGGGGCCCCATCCTAGCACTTCATCTCGCTCCTCCACTCCTGCCTGCCTCTTCTGTAAACCTCCTTCCTGAGCTGCTGCTAGCTGGCTCCAGAATGTGCCATGGCTCCCCATGGTCTCTCCAATCAAATCTAAATGCCTTGGCCTGTTCTCCAACGTCCTCTCTGGTGCCC
The sequence above is a segment of the Castor canadensis chromosome 7, mCasCan1.hap1v2, whole genome shotgun sequence genome. Coding sequences within it:
- the Klhdc7a gene encoding kelch domain-containing protein 7A, with product MLPSGAEAQDWHLDMQLTGRVVLSAAALLLLTAAYRLYKSRPALVPQGGRNAKAKAEEETGGSGQPAVQGASPEALQRGPRRRKASKGAGASLDYNREDPEDPCVLAGATSKGQELVRKGSIEEQDWQCLGSEQVPPHGCGQEAGTAVGGKPSPPHQPHLGGEPTLSSSGLAVTVGGSCAGGGPALWPDGGPLEQPGPGEPRPPHPWTALTESSGDMNQSWVFTCVTGVSREEAGTIQAASDMGLALYQQEGTINASYTFSSTARVQVEENVIQKGEGTGPRLKGKVYDYCVESTSKAVSQMAPRTAALPEAPSPGPVPGPLGTGAVFQSQAEDTEGAAIATASPQTMLPPSAPRFSRKRSLVQIADNPELQLQPDGFGISTPAPRDQCTQHNAVGSSREPHTQLVAGTNFFHIPLTPTSAPDVLLDLGNCHEVLTLAKRQNLEALKEAAYKVMSDNYLQVLRSPDIYGCLSGAERELILQRRFQGHQCLVVADVCPQEACGRLCCYDDIQDTWHPLAQLPPEAVSRGCALCSLFNYLFVVSGCQGPGHQPSNRVFCYNPLTGIWSEVCPLNQARPHCRLVAMDGYLYAIGGECLNTVERYDPRLDRWAFAPPLPNDTFALAHTATVCADEIFVTGGSLRYLLLRFSAQEQRWWAGPTGGSKDRTAEMVAVNGFLYRFDLSRSWGIGVYRCSASTRLWYECVTYRTPYPAAFRCAVVDNHIYCVGRQHTLCFLADHISPRFVPKELQSFPSPRGTLLPTVLTLPAPDVPQTRV